The following proteins are encoded in a genomic region of Bombus pyrosoma isolate SC7728 linkage group LG1, ASM1482585v1, whole genome shotgun sequence:
- the LOC122577722 gene encoding tether containing UBX domain for GLUT4 isoform X3 yields MVPCTKIRSISNVTIGIQLENGERLMSEFTPNVTLAEILKHVNFNEDLEKIILIYMHREISGLEALKNTTLKSLGLVNGKAVLRLIQKRPQGIGNIALTTSKTVEIAENFNIHKRGSGNEYSLITDTNETSECMISTGKQTQKLRELKTCSQNEERKILKREYENNIIPSTSTDNYTENQILLQPCNKHETDDLNNIEFLGERNALVFDQTTIQRKFRDELPDDFYDLTVDDAKILLRDAKRYREELEEAPLLTNIQRQSNQEKRILNQLNKYHYTIIRIQFPDQFVLQGLFQPMETVQAIKDFIKCYLIDANSDFIIFTTPPKRSLNPNSRLVNENLVPCAIVYYSGSSALKLDVKEKFTDPKKVELQVANVRKSMLNKDENINNDTNSRLTFNTPTNNESVIEKGSKIPKWLNPSFK; encoded by the exons ATGGTACCTTGTACAAAAATACGTTCCATTTCCAATGTCACAATAGGTATACAGTTAGAAAATGGGGAAAGATTAATGAGTGAATTTACACCTAATGTAACATTAgctgaaattttaaaacatgtaaattttaatgaagatttggaaaaaattattttgatttacaTGCATCGTGAG ATTTCTGGATTAGaagctttaaaaaatactactCTGAAGTCATTAGGACTCGTCAATGGTAAAGCTGTATTACGATTAATACAAAAACGACCTCAAGGCATAGGTAATATTGCTTTGACAACATCAAAAACAGTTGAGATTGCTGAAAACttcaatatacataaaagaGGTTCtggaaatgaatattcattaattacaGATACTAATGAAACATCAGAATGTATGATTTCTACAGGAAAGCAAACACAGAAattaagagaattaaaaacatGTTCTCAGaatgaagagagaaaaatattgaaaagagaatatgaaaataatataataccatCCACTAGTACAGATAACTATACTGAAAACCAAATTTTATTGCAGCCATGCAACAAACATGAAACAgatgatttgaataatatagaattc TTAGGTGAAAGAAATGCTTTGGTATTCGATCAAACTACAATTCAACGAAAATTTAGAGATGAATTACCAGATGATTTTTATGATCTAACAGTTGAtgatgcaaaaatattattaagagATGCTAAACGTTATAGAGAAGAATTAGAAGAAGCACCTCTCCTAACAAATATTCAACGACAATCCAATCAAGAAAAGcgaatattaaatcaattaaataaatatcattatacaaTTATCCGTATACAATTTCCAGATCAATTTGTTCTGCAGGGTTTATTTCAACCAATGGAAACTGTTCAAGCAAtcaaagattttataaaatgctaTTTGATTGATGCAAATAGTGACTTCATAATTT TTACTACGCCACCGAAACGTAGTTTGAACCCTAATTCTCGCTtagttaatgaaaatttagttCCTTGTgctattgtttattattctGGATCATCAGCTCTTAAATTGgatgtaaaagaaaagtttacAGATCCTAAGAAAGTTGAACTGCAAGTAGCTAATGTTAG gaAATCAATGCTAAATAAAGatgagaatataaataatgatacaaATAGTAGATTGACATTTAATACACCAACAAATAATGAATCCGTAATTGAAAAAGGAAGTAAAATTCCAAAGTGGTTAAATCcatcatttaaataa
- the LOC122577722 gene encoding tether containing UBX domain for GLUT4 isoform X2, giving the protein MATNKNVIVLVPNGRRQNIGVTPNTTILQILEEVCQKHGYNVDSYDLKHFNHVLDPNAILRFAGLANNAQLEMVPCTKIRSISNVTIGIQLENGERLMSEFTPNVTLAEILKHVNFNEDLEKIILIYMHREISGLEALKNTTLKSLGLVNGKAVLRLIQKRPQGIDTNETSECMISTGKQTQKLRELKTCSQNEERKILKREYENNIIPSTSTDNYTENQILLQPCNKHETDDLNNIEFLGERNALVFDQTTIQRKFRDELPDDFYDLTVDDAKILLRDAKRYREELEEAPLLTNIQRQSNQEKRILNQLNKYHYTIIRIQFPDQFVLQGLFQPMETVQAIKDFIKCYLIDANSDFIIFTTPPKRSLNPNSRLVNENLVPCAIVYYSGSSALKLDVKEKFTDPKKVELQVANVRKSMLNKDENINNDTNSRLTFNTPTNNESVIEKGSKIPKWLNPSFK; this is encoded by the exons atgGCTACAAATAAAAACGTCATAGTACTTGTGCCAAACGGTCGTCGACAAAATATTGGAGTAACTCCAAATACGACAATACTACAA ATACTGGAAGAGGTGTGTCAAAAGCATGGATACAATGTAGATTCTTATGACCTTAA aCATTTTAATCATGTATTAGACCCTAATGCTATATTACGATTTGCCGGATTAGCAAATAATGCACAATTAGAAATGGTACCTTGTACAAAAATACGTTCCATTTCCAATGTCACAATAGGTATACAGTTAGAAAATGGGGAAAGATTAATGAGTGAATTTACACCTAATGTAACATTAgctgaaattttaaaacatgtaaattttaatgaagatttggaaaaaattattttgatttacaTGCATCGTGAG ATTTCTGGATTAGaagctttaaaaaatactactCTGAAGTCATTAGGACTCGTCAATGGTAAAGCTGTATTACGATTAATACAAAAACGACCTCAAGGCATAG ATACTAATGAAACATCAGAATGTATGATTTCTACAGGAAAGCAAACACAGAAattaagagaattaaaaacatGTTCTCAGaatgaagagagaaaaatattgaaaagagaatatgaaaataatataataccatCCACTAGTACAGATAACTATACTGAAAACCAAATTTTATTGCAGCCATGCAACAAACATGAAACAgatgatttgaataatatagaattc TTAGGTGAAAGAAATGCTTTGGTATTCGATCAAACTACAATTCAACGAAAATTTAGAGATGAATTACCAGATGATTTTTATGATCTAACAGTTGAtgatgcaaaaatattattaagagATGCTAAACGTTATAGAGAAGAATTAGAAGAAGCACCTCTCCTAACAAATATTCAACGACAATCCAATCAAGAAAAGcgaatattaaatcaattaaataaatatcattatacaaTTATCCGTATACAATTTCCAGATCAATTTGTTCTGCAGGGTTTATTTCAACCAATGGAAACTGTTCAAGCAAtcaaagattttataaaatgctaTTTGATTGATGCAAATAGTGACTTCATAATTT TTACTACGCCACCGAAACGTAGTTTGAACCCTAATTCTCGCTtagttaatgaaaatttagttCCTTGTgctattgtttattattctGGATCATCAGCTCTTAAATTGgatgtaaaagaaaagtttacAGATCCTAAGAAAGTTGAACTGCAAGTAGCTAATGTTAG gaAATCAATGCTAAATAAAGatgagaatataaataatgatacaaATAGTAGATTGACATTTAATACACCAACAAATAATGAATCCGTAATTGAAAAAGGAAGTAAAATTCCAAAGTGGTTAAATCcatcatttaaataa
- the LOC122577722 gene encoding tether containing UBX domain for GLUT4 isoform X1, translated as MATNKNVIVLVPNGRRQNIGVTPNTTILQILEEVCQKHGYNVDSYDLKHFNHVLDPNAILRFAGLANNAQLEMVPCTKIRSISNVTIGIQLENGERLMSEFTPNVTLAEILKHVNFNEDLEKIILIYMHREISGLEALKNTTLKSLGLVNGKAVLRLIQKRPQGIGNIALTTSKTVEIAENFNIHKRGSGNEYSLITDTNETSECMISTGKQTQKLRELKTCSQNEERKILKREYENNIIPSTSTDNYTENQILLQPCNKHETDDLNNIEFLGERNALVFDQTTIQRKFRDELPDDFYDLTVDDAKILLRDAKRYREELEEAPLLTNIQRQSNQEKRILNQLNKYHYTIIRIQFPDQFVLQGLFQPMETVQAIKDFIKCYLIDANSDFIIFTTPPKRSLNPNSRLVNENLVPCAIVYYSGSSALKLDVKEKFTDPKKVELQVANVRKSMLNKDENINNDTNSRLTFNTPTNNESVIEKGSKIPKWLNPSFK; from the exons atgGCTACAAATAAAAACGTCATAGTACTTGTGCCAAACGGTCGTCGACAAAATATTGGAGTAACTCCAAATACGACAATACTACAA ATACTGGAAGAGGTGTGTCAAAAGCATGGATACAATGTAGATTCTTATGACCTTAA aCATTTTAATCATGTATTAGACCCTAATGCTATATTACGATTTGCCGGATTAGCAAATAATGCACAATTAGAAATGGTACCTTGTACAAAAATACGTTCCATTTCCAATGTCACAATAGGTATACAGTTAGAAAATGGGGAAAGATTAATGAGTGAATTTACACCTAATGTAACATTAgctgaaattttaaaacatgtaaattttaatgaagatttggaaaaaattattttgatttacaTGCATCGTGAG ATTTCTGGATTAGaagctttaaaaaatactactCTGAAGTCATTAGGACTCGTCAATGGTAAAGCTGTATTACGATTAATACAAAAACGACCTCAAGGCATAGGTAATATTGCTTTGACAACATCAAAAACAGTTGAGATTGCTGAAAACttcaatatacataaaagaGGTTCtggaaatgaatattcattaattacaGATACTAATGAAACATCAGAATGTATGATTTCTACAGGAAAGCAAACACAGAAattaagagaattaaaaacatGTTCTCAGaatgaagagagaaaaatattgaaaagagaatatgaaaataatataataccatCCACTAGTACAGATAACTATACTGAAAACCAAATTTTATTGCAGCCATGCAACAAACATGAAACAgatgatttgaataatatagaattc TTAGGTGAAAGAAATGCTTTGGTATTCGATCAAACTACAATTCAACGAAAATTTAGAGATGAATTACCAGATGATTTTTATGATCTAACAGTTGAtgatgcaaaaatattattaagagATGCTAAACGTTATAGAGAAGAATTAGAAGAAGCACCTCTCCTAACAAATATTCAACGACAATCCAATCAAGAAAAGcgaatattaaatcaattaaataaatatcattatacaaTTATCCGTATACAATTTCCAGATCAATTTGTTCTGCAGGGTTTATTTCAACCAATGGAAACTGTTCAAGCAAtcaaagattttataaaatgctaTTTGATTGATGCAAATAGTGACTTCATAATTT TTACTACGCCACCGAAACGTAGTTTGAACCCTAATTCTCGCTtagttaatgaaaatttagttCCTTGTgctattgtttattattctGGATCATCAGCTCTTAAATTGgatgtaaaagaaaagtttacAGATCCTAAGAAAGTTGAACTGCAAGTAGCTAATGTTAG gaAATCAATGCTAAATAAAGatgagaatataaataatgatacaaATAGTAGATTGACATTTAATACACCAACAAATAATGAATCCGTAATTGAAAAAGGAAGTAAAATTCCAAAGTGGTTAAATCcatcatttaaataa
- the LOC122577662 gene encoding protein ecdysoneless homolog: MAYTKISKVKEDDVLECFLYPKICYTKPSITITEEILLQEITKFNEVIAPYIEGYIWHNDNLIFHPRTKEALLLEKLIENSTTVGECNILPHIYIRLRFDEDISDEWFVVFLIFKLTQAFNGLIAKVIDSDGEFLLIEAANVLPPWANPETCENHVFVYNGELHIIREKHKTWLDLLNNLWEKPYFYRASEKVQDVLKRRINIYPSEIEKRHHKARVFLPEKAVSILRQEPRLIALIIRTICHSDPLERKVCRAMKYFPPEQRIMVNVKMTKCLYAMANHCRYTGDPRTGWNIPPITYSKYNAHVLGIKIACGLEMLIARANEELRRREKRSVNNSEKLKANEDVLNTYLSRLEVNGYFKNLLKGSEEYEKLLNAAKDYYFKYFNLYNSITDINKSDAEKVLEAWENIQSNDVELHAQDEAALSPADSDSWLNVDPIQLETFLNEKWGNTKSKKHKQESLSLKEKVQMFLNQNSDIDGVQFLEDLSTEVDVMYDPEDNGKVEFDADIFDSTLRGILDLAVPGNEGEFEGSSEGSLGEDDEDKRNEMDKYMRLLNSEIQSQIEKDEDSETNKSSDVIEDNLLKSITEEAGGSGPAGNIIGRPARQLLHLQLQSPTTVPPDLQS, from the exons ATGgcttatacaaaaatatctaaagttaAAGAAGATGATGTGCTTGAATGTTTCCTTTAtccaaaaatttgttacacaAAACCTTCAATAACTATAACAGAGGAAATTCTCTtacaagaaattacaaaattcaatgAAGTAATTGCACCGTATATTGAAGGTTATATTTGGCataacgataatttaatttttcatcctaGAACAAAAGAAGCATTATTATTGGAAAAGCTTATTGAAAATTCTACAACTGTAGGAG AATGTAATATATTGCCGCACATTTATATACGCTTACGTTTTGATGAAGATATAAGTGATGAATGGTTTGTGGTCTTTCTGATATTTAAACTTACCCAGGCTTTTAATGGATTAATTGCTAAAGTTATAGATTCTGACggtgaatttcttttaattgaagCTGCAAATGTTTTGCCCCCATGGGCTAATCCTGAAACATGTGAAAACcatgtatttgtatataatgGTGAATTGCACATTATTCGCgaaaaacataaaacatgGTTGGATTTGTTAAATAATCTTTGGGAGAAACCATATTTTTACAGAGCTTCGGAGAAAGTACAAGATGTCTTAAAAAgacgaattaatatttatcctAGTGAGATTGAAAAAAGACATCACAAGGCTCGGGTCTTTTTACCTGAGAAAGCAGTTTCAATACTTCGACAAGAACCAAGACTGATTGcattaattattcgaacaatttGCCACTCTGATCCACttgaaagaaaa GTTTGTCGtgctatgaaatattttcctccTGAACAACGTATTATGGTTAATGTAAAAATGACTAAATGTTTGTATGCAATGGCAAATCATTGTCGATATACAGGAGACCCGAGGACAGGCTGGAATATACCCCCAATAACTTATTCAAAGTATAATGCTCATGTACTTGGAATTAAAATAGCATGTGGTTTAGAAATGTTAATTGCTCGTGCAAATGAAGAACttagaaggagagaaaaaagatcaGTTAATAATTCtgagaaattaaaagcaaatgaagatgttttaaatacatatttaagcCGTTTAGAAGTTAATGgctattttaaaaatcttttaaaaggtagcgaagaatatgaaaaactttTGAATGCAGCAAAAGATTATTACTTCAAATACTTTAATctatataattctattacCGACATTAATAAAAGTGATGCTGAAAAGGTTTTAGAAGCATGGGAAAACATACAGTCCAATGATGTTGAATTACATg CACAAGATGAAGCTGCATTAAGTCCTGCAGATAGTGATAGTTGGTTAAATGTAGATCCAATACAGttagaaacatttttgaaCGAAAAATGGGGAAATACTAAAAGCAAGAAACATAAACAAGAATCATTAAGTCTTAAAGAAAAAGTGCAGATGTTCTTAAATCAAAATAGTGATATTGATGGTGTACAATTTTTAGA AGATCTTTCAACAGAAGTTGATGTAATGTATGATCCAGAGGACAATGGAAAAGTTGAATTCGATGCAGACATATTTGATAGTACATTACGAGGAATATTAGATTTAGCTGTTCCAGGAAATGAAGGAGAATTTGAAGGAAGTTCAGAGGGATCCTTGGGTGAAGATgatgaagataaaagaaatgaaatggaCAAATATATGCGATTGTTAAATTCAGAAATACAGTCtcaaatagaaaaagatgaagacTCTGAGACAAATAAAAGCTCTGATGTTatagaagataatttattaaaaagtattacaGAAGAAGCAGGTGGTTCAGGTCCAGCTGGAAATATAATAGGTAGACCTGCTCGACAACTTCTGCATTTACAATTACAATCACCCACTACAGTACCTCCTGATTTAcaaagttaa
- the LOC122577948 gene encoding uncharacterized protein LOC122577948 isoform X1: MTMIQFNWIWKIIIQYMMLILHTQPEIVNTERSMKTIFSCLNRTAGFYADINASCKIYHTCDEYGNKFTYHCPEETAFRQDALICDHAHLVQCQGSIISSTKEYIKEEKDNSSDTKHSIDNDQSLFHSFYMTQPTNTSNKERYGFVFNSRQIFKNFNKTETTGRDIISSFYPLSYINYTTNIPIDHSINTQSMHIISQYNENGLRKNENFSTPSQSFHEKDKLNEKLIRMNQKGYLYQKVNDALYSFLKLPSNTFSGSNQTQENNVKIYQSTKNPIDFLKLSPINYRNYPYLETLKSIQKNTKMISTTVHSTTASMTLSTTEIPVYALTLSLKPLIPSELEYDPYYPKFSTTTEPYYTSTQNLKEWSTQTVRSTTHLELPAVLPDLNSLDDIVDRRKLLYIPRIKFN; encoded by the exons atgaCAATGATCCAGTTCAACTggatttggaaaattattatccaGTATATGATGCTTATTCTACACACTCAGCCTGAGATAGTT AATACGGAGAGGTCtatgaaaacaatattttcatgtttaaaCCGAACTGCTGGTTTTTATGCAGATATTAATGCTAGTTGTAAGATATATCACACTTGTGATgaatatggaaataaattcACTTATCATTGTCCTGAGGAAACTGCTTTTCGACAAGATGCTCTGATATGTGATCATGCTCATCTTGTGCAATGCCAAGGAAGTATTATTTCTAGtacaaaagaatatattaaagaagaaaaggacaaTAGTTCTGATACAAAACACTCAATAGATAACGATCAATccctttttcattctttttacaTGACACAACCAACAAACACAagtaataaagaaagatatgGATTTGTCTTTAATTcaagacaaatttttaagaattttaataagacAGAAACAACTGGAAGGGATATAATAAGCTCATTTTATCCATtaagttatattaattatactacAAATATTCCTATTGATCATTCTATAAATACACAATCTATGCATATAATAAGtcaatataatgaaaatggattaagaaaaaatgaaaatttttctacTCCAAGTCAAAGCTTCCATGAGAAGGATAAACTTAATGAAAAACTAATACGAATGAATCAAAAAGGTTATTTATACCAAAAAGTAAATGATGCTTTATATAGTTTTCTAAAATTACCttcaaatacattttctgGAAGTAATCAAACTCAGgagaataatgtaaaaatctaTCAATCGACAAAAAATCCTATtgactttttaaaattatcacCTATAAATTATAGGAATTACCCATATTTAGAAACTTTGAAATCTATacaaaagaatacaaaaatgatTTCTACTACAGTTCATAGTACAACAGCAAGTATGACACTATCTACTACAGAAATACCTGTGTATGCTCTAACATTGTCTTTAAAACCTTTAATACCAAGCGAACTAGAATATGATCCATAttatccaaaattctcaacaacaACAGAACCTTATTATACTTCTACGCAGAACCTAAAAGAATGGTCTACTCAAACAGTGCGGTCAACTACTCACCTTGAACTTCCAGCAGTTTTACCAGACTTAAATTCTTTGGATGACATTGTTGATCGCAGGAAGTTACTTTACATTCCtcgaattaaattcaattaa
- the LOC122577948 gene encoding uncharacterized protein LOC122577948 isoform X2 — protein MKTIFSCLNRTAGFYADINASCKIYHTCDEYGNKFTYHCPEETAFRQDALICDHAHLVQCQGSIISSTKEYIKEEKDNSSDTKHSIDNDQSLFHSFYMTQPTNTSNKERYGFVFNSRQIFKNFNKTETTGRDIISSFYPLSYINYTTNIPIDHSINTQSMHIISQYNENGLRKNENFSTPSQSFHEKDKLNEKLIRMNQKGYLYQKVNDALYSFLKLPSNTFSGSNQTQENNVKIYQSTKNPIDFLKLSPINYRNYPYLETLKSIQKNTKMISTTVHSTTASMTLSTTEIPVYALTLSLKPLIPSELEYDPYYPKFSTTTEPYYTSTQNLKEWSTQTVRSTTHLELPAVLPDLNSLDDIVDRRKLLYIPRIKFN, from the coding sequence atgaaaacaatattttcatgtttaaaCCGAACTGCTGGTTTTTATGCAGATATTAATGCTAGTTGTAAGATATATCACACTTGTGATgaatatggaaataaattcACTTATCATTGTCCTGAGGAAACTGCTTTTCGACAAGATGCTCTGATATGTGATCATGCTCATCTTGTGCAATGCCAAGGAAGTATTATTTCTAGtacaaaagaatatattaaagaagaaaaggacaaTAGTTCTGATACAAAACACTCAATAGATAACGATCAATccctttttcattctttttacaTGACACAACCAACAAACACAagtaataaagaaagatatgGATTTGTCTTTAATTcaagacaaatttttaagaattttaataagacAGAAACAACTGGAAGGGATATAATAAGCTCATTTTATCCATtaagttatattaattatactacAAATATTCCTATTGATCATTCTATAAATACACAATCTATGCATATAATAAGtcaatataatgaaaatggattaagaaaaaatgaaaatttttctacTCCAAGTCAAAGCTTCCATGAGAAGGATAAACTTAATGAAAAACTAATACGAATGAATCAAAAAGGTTATTTATACCAAAAAGTAAATGATGCTTTATATAGTTTTCTAAAATTACCttcaaatacattttctgGAAGTAATCAAACTCAGgagaataatgtaaaaatctaTCAATCGACAAAAAATCCTATtgactttttaaaattatcacCTATAAATTATAGGAATTACCCATATTTAGAAACTTTGAAATCTATacaaaagaatacaaaaatgatTTCTACTACAGTTCATAGTACAACAGCAAGTATGACACTATCTACTACAGAAATACCTGTGTATGCTCTAACATTGTCTTTAAAACCTTTAATACCAAGCGAACTAGAATATGATCCATAttatccaaaattctcaacaacaACAGAACCTTATTATACTTCTACGCAGAACCTAAAAGAATGGTCTACTCAAACAGTGCGGTCAACTACTCACCTTGAACTTCCAGCAGTTTTACCAGACTTAAATTCTTTGGATGACATTGTTGATCGCAGGAAGTTACTTTACATTCCtcgaattaaattcaattaa